TCAATTATTTCTCAAATCCGAACTATTTCTGCTGGAGAAAGTGTGGGATATGGCAGACGATTTATGGCTCAAAAAACAACAAAAATCGCTACAATTCCTATAGGATACGCAGATGGAATTTCTAGAGGTTGGGGAAATGAAGTTGGTTTTGTATTAATAAATAATCAAAAAGCACCGATACTTGGCAGCGTTTGTATGGATATGCTGATGGCTGATGTTACTGGAATTGATTGTTCAGAAGGAAATTCTGTAATTATTTTTGGCGAAAGCCCAACAGTCAATGAAATGGCTTCCAAGTTGAATACAATCCCATATGAAATACTTACAAGTGTATCTCAACGAGTAAAACGGGTGTTTTATAGAGAGTAAAATTTTTCTTTCAAAAAAGGAGCGGGTATAAATAAAAATTATTTAAATTCGTATTGTTATTAACTTAAAAACAAACAAATTATGGGCTTTTTCAGTGATTTTAAAGCATCTTTGATGAAAGGTGACGTATTAAGTTTAGCAACTGCAGTTGTTATTGGTGGAGCTTTTGGTAAGGTTATAGGCTCAGCCGTAGATGATGTTATTATGCCAATTGTTGGTTTAATAACAGGAGGAGTTGATTTTACGCAAAAATTTATTACTCTTGACGGGAATAGTTATGACAATTTAGCTGCTGCAAAAACTGCTGGAGCTGCTGTTATTACTTATGGTAATTTGGTACAAGCTATTATTAATTTTGTGATTATTTCACTATTCATTTTTATTGTTTTGAGAGCTGCAGAAAAAGCTAAAAAGAAAGAAGAAGTTGCGCCTGCTGCACCAGCTGGACCTACTCAAGAAGAATTACTTACTCAAATTAGAGATTTGTTGAAAAAATAATACCGCTACATTTATATATTCTAACTTAACCGCTTCTTAATTGAGGCGGTTTTTCTTTGCCGTTTTTCTAATTTTACTATTCGATGTTATAAATATAACATTTTGTTATTTTTTGTGAACACACTTGTTTTAATTTGAATATTACTTACTTTTGTATTTCAAAAATTAAAGTCAATAATAAAAATATACGATGAGAATAGCAGTAGTAGGCGCTACCGGAATGGTTGGCGAAATAATGTTGAAAGTATTAGCAGAAAGAAATTTTCCTGTAACCGAATTAATTCCAGTAGCTTCTGAAAAATCAGTTGGTAAAGAAATTGAATTTAATGGAAAAAAATACAAAGTAGTTGGTATGCAAACTGCTGTAGATATGAAAGCAGATATTGCTTTGTTTTCTGCAGGTGGAGGAACATCATTAGAGTGGGCTCCAAAATTTGCTGCAGCTGGAACTACTGTTATTGATAATTCATCTGCTTGGAGAATGGATCCAACTAAAAAATTAGTTGTTCCTGAAATCAATGCTGGAGAATTAACTGCAGCAGATAAAATTATTGCAAATCCAAACTGTTCAACTATTCAAATGGTATTGGCTTTAGCACCATTGCATAAAAAATACAATATTAAAAGAGTTATTGTATCTACTTATCAATCTATTACAGGAACCGGAGTAAAAGCAGTTCAACAATTCGAAAACGAATGTGCTGGTATAGAAGGCGATATGGTTTATAAGTATAAAATCAACAGAAACTGTATTCCACAATGTGACAGTTTTGAAGATAATGGATATACCAAAGAAGAAATGAAATTGGTTAATGAAACCAAAAAAATATTAAGCGATAACACTATTGCTGTTACGGCTACTGCTGTACGTGTGCCTGTTGTTGGTGGACATAGTGAAGCTGTAAATATTGAATTTACAAATGATTTTGATGTAAATGAAGTAAGAAATATTTTGCATCATACAGATGGAATTGTAGTACAAGACAATTTAGATACGTTTACTTACCCAATGCCAAGATATGCCGAAGGTAAAAACGAAGTTTTTGTAGGTAGAATTCGTCGTGATGAAAGCCAACCAAATACATTAAATATGTGGATTGTTGCTGATAACTTAAGAAAAGGAGCGGCTACAAATACAATCCAAATTGCTGAATATCTTATTGCAGCTAAATTGGTGTAATACTTAATTTTTAGTTCAAATTTAAAACCATTTGTTTTGACAAATTATATTTGTTAGAACAAATGGTTTTTCTTTTTTAGGTTTTGCTACCTTTGTTAAACATGAAAAAGAAACAGCTCTTAATTAATTTTTTCTTTGCGATTGCAATATTATTTTCAATATTGTTTCCCTCTTTTCATGGCTATGAGCACCTTGAAAAACAGTTTGCTCAAAAGGTTTGTTACCATAAACACAATTCCAAAAAAGCAGAACTTACACATCAACACAAAGGTTTTGATCATTGTTTAGTTTGTGAATTTACTTTTAGTAACTACATTTCTCCTAGGGATTTCTCCTATCAATTAGAATCATTCCAAACAGAAATTGTTTGTTTTTTAAATGCTACAGAAACCGTTTATTCGTTTTCTGGCAGTTTGTATGCGCATCGTGGCCCGCCAATATTTGTTTAACGGATTCGATTTATTAAACAATTTTGCTCTGGATTTCTTTTAGTAAAGAAACTGGGATTAATGAACAATACAATAATTTATGAAAAAATATTTAATGGCGCTGGTACTAATTTTCACCACGCTAACTCAGGCGCAAAATACCCTTTCTGGAATTGTAAGCGATATGAAAAACCAACCTATAAAAGGGGTTTCTGTTTATTTGCCAGAATTACACAAAGGAATAGCTACTGATGAAAATGGAAAATATATTTTAGCTAATCTTCCTAATGGAGAAATCAAAATTAGCTTCGCTTTTTTGGGATTTAGTACCCAAAACAAAACAATTAATTCACTTGAAAAACAAACTACTTTAGATGTTATTCTAGAAGAAACCCCATTTGAAATGGATGAGGTAATTGTTTCTACGGCTTTTAATAAAATACAGTCACAAAATGTGATGAAAGTAGAGCATGAAAGTATTAAAAACTTGCAACGAAAAGGAATGGCAACCTTAATTGAAGGTTTGGCTACGATTCCAGGCGTTTCTCAAGTTTCTACAGGAACTTCAATTGGCAAACCAGTCATCAGAGGGTTGAGTGGTAATAGAGTTCTAGTATATTCGCAAGGTGTTCGGGTCGAAAATCAACAGTTTGGTGATGAGCACGGATTAGGATTGAATGATTCTGGTGTGGAAAGTGTGGAAGTCATTAAAGGTCCAGCTTCCTTGCTTTATGGATCGGATGCTTTGGGAGGCGTTTTGTATTTTAATCCAGAAAAATTTGCTGATGCAAATACATTCAAAGCAAATTTCAGTCAAAAATATTTCACTAATACTTTAGGCAGTAATTCCTCTTTTGGGGTGAAGAATTCGACTGAAAATTGGAAATTTATAGCACGAGGAACTTATAATATGCATTCTGATTACAAAATTCCAACAGCTAATCGTGTCACAAATACACGCTACAATGAAACTGATTTCAAAACAGGCATTAGTTATGGCAATGCTAAATTTTCAACCGTTTTGCGATACAACTTCAATAAGCTAGATTTAGGAATCCCCGAAACCGGAATTGCGGAACAAACTACAACTAAGAAAACGGATAATCCGAAACAAGGTGTTTTTAACCATTTGTTGAGTTTGAATACCGTTTTATTTTTTAAAAATTCAAAACTTGATCTGGATATGGGTTACATCGGTAATGACCGAAGTGAATTTGTTGATAGTAATGTAGCAAGTTTGCACATGAAACTTAACACATTCAATTATGATGCAAAATATTATTTACCAGCTTTTGGAAAACTAGAAACTATTTTGGGAATGCAAGGAATGCATCAAGTTAATACAAATTTCGGGAATGAATATTTAATTCCTGATGCGGTTACAAATGATTTTGGTTTTTTTGGCACTACTAATTACGAATGGAAATCGAATGCTATACAAGCGGGTTTGCGTTTTGATAATCGTAAAATTGCTGCTGATGCACACGGAATTTTTGGTGAAGAAAACGCTTTTGAAGCTATTGATAAATCGTATGATAGCTTTAATATGTCTTTAGGATATAAGACTAATTTGGCTACTGATTTTACTTTACGATTCAATCTTGCTTCTGGTTTTAGAGCACCAAATCTCGCCGAATTAACTTCAAATGGAGTTCATGAAGGAACAAACCGATATGAAATTGGAAATGCTAATCTGAAAACGGAGCAAAATATTCAAACAGATTTGAATCTTGAATATAAAACTGATCATTTAGAGTTTTTTGCTAATGCATTTTACAACCACATCAATAATTATATTTATTCTTCGCCAAGCGGAACGGTACTGGCAAATAATGATGTCTACAATTATATTCAAAATAATGCACGATTGTATGGTGGCGAAATTGGACTGCATTTTCATCCGCATCCCTTAGATTGGCTGCATTATGAAACAAGTTTTGAAACGGTAACTGGTGTAAAACAAAATGGAGATTTCCTTCCTTTGATTCCTGCTAACAATTGGAATAATACTATTCGAGCAGAATTTAAAATCAGTAAATTTCTAGAAGATGGTTTTGCTACGCTTAATGTTTCATCAACTTTTAACCAAAATAAAGTGAGTGGTTTCGAAACAGATTCTAAAGGATATACTTTGTTGAATATGGGTTTTGGAGGCAAAGTAAAATTAGGGAAAACAGCTTTTGAGGTTAATCTCAATGCCAATAATCTATTGGATAAAAAATATATTGCGCATCTTTCTAGGCTAAAAACAGATGGGATTCCTAACATAGGAAGAAACGTTGTTTTAGGATTAAATTTCAATATATAAAACCCAGTTGAAAAAGTATGACTGCCTGATTTACAAAATGCCAATCGAAAGATTGGCGTTTTTGTTTTAAAAAAGTACTGTTTTAACGGGAATAATTAGTCTAAAATCACAGAAATATTTTAACTAAAAAACAGTTGCAAAATTACATCGATTGAGTTAATAAGATTATGAAACTAGGTGTTTTATACCTCAAAAATGTAGCTAGAATAGGTTAAATTTGATGTGGAAATTAAAGCTTATCTATGGAAGTAATTAACAAACCCAATAAGTACGAATTAGGAGAAATGCTCTTAGAAATAGGTTCATTGCTTATGACTTCGGGAGCTAATACCGAACGAATCAAAGTTACTATCAGTAGAATTGCAGCTGCATTTGGATGTGATTCTGATTTATTAATTACAAATCATGCGCTGATGATTACCTTGACCTATCAAAACAAAAACAAAGTTTTTACAAGTGTCAAATGGGTGCCTAATATGCATTTAAATTTCAATTTGATTTCGGATATCAGTATTATGAGCTGGCAAATTGTATTAGAAAAATGGACTGTGGAGCGCATCAATCAAGAGTTGGCAATTTTAAACCGAAAACCGTTATATCCTCGCTATTTGGTTTTGTTTTTAGTGGCTTTGGCAGGCGCTTCTTTTTGTAGACTTTTTGGCGGAAATGCAATTGAAATGTTGGCTGCTTTTGTAGCTTCTTTTTGTGGCTTATGGGTGCGTCAAGAAGCCATGAAATTAAAATTTAATTTCTATTTGTCAATCTTTTTTGCTTCGGCAACAGCCTCTTTGGTTGCGGGTTTTTATTTTTATTTTAATCCTTCAGAAACCTATATTCATGCTTTTTCAACTTCGGTTTTGTTTTTAATTCCGGGAGTTCCTATGATTAATTCTTTTTCGGATTTAATTGATGGCAATACTCTAAATGGGGTAACTCGAGGAGTCAATGTTTTAATCATGGCATTTGCTATTGCGTTAGGATTAGTTACAGCCTTATTAATTTATAAATTTTAATTCATGGAAACGCTATTGTTTTTAGAAAAAGGAATTTGGTTGGGATTAGCAGCCATAGGATTTGCGGTTCTTTTTAATGTGCCTAAAAGAGCTCTGGGAACTATTTTTGTCATTGCTGCCTTCGGAGGATTGCTTAAATTTTTTATGATTGAACAAGGAATAGGAATTGTTTTAGCGGCTTTTTGTGGAGCATCGCTTATAGGATTAGTTAGTGTTTTGGCCGCGCACAACCGAAAAGCGCCACCTATGATTTTTGCTATTCCAGCAGTAATTCCTATGATTCCCGGTTTTTTTGCCTACAAAGCTATGGTGGGGATTATTGAAATGATTTCTGAAAAAGATTCAGAAGTTTATACTAAACTTTTTTTTGAAACCGTAAACAATGGCTTGTCGGCTTTGTTTGTGCTTATAGCGTTGTCAGGTGGTGTGGCTATTCCGTTATTAATTACCCGAAAACAAACCATCAAGCGTTTAGAACCAGAGCGTGATCTTGAAGCTGATATGGAGTAAGTCTAGTCCTCTAATAACATCGCTGCTAATCGCTCGTCTCTTTCATACACATCTTCATAGAAATTAATTTCTCCGTCGTGATTTACCCAAGCAGTAAAATACCCGATATAAACCGGAATTTTATTTTTGAGCGTGTACCAAGATTCTTCTCCTTTGTTCATGGCTGCTTCAATCTTTTCTGGAGTCCAGTTTTTGTCCTCTTTCAAAATCATATTGGCTAGCTCTTTTGGTTTTGCCACACGAATACATCCGTGACTGAAAGCTCTTTTTTCTTGTTCAAATAAATTTTTAGAAGGAGTATCGTGTAAATAAATAGAGTTTGAATTTGGGAATAAAAATTTCACTAAACCCAAAGAATTTTTTGGGCCAGGTCTTTGTCTAACCCTGCCTTCGTGCCATTCCATTTCATGTTCGGCTAAATAGTTTGGATTCTTAGCTATAGCGGGTAATATTTCTTTTTTTAGAATACTTTTAGGAACATTCCAGTACGGACTAAATACAATATATCTCATATCAGCACTAAAAATAGTCGTTTTATTCAGCGCTTTTCCCACAACTACTTTTGAAATTAATACAGGTTTGTTGTCTTTAAAATAGGTGAGTTGATAGGCAGGGACATTGATTATAATTAATTCTTTTGCTTTTGAAATGTCTGTTGAAATCCATCGGCAACGTTCCATATTAACAATTATGGTTTTTATACGCGCTGACAAAGGTACATTCATAGTGGCAATGTGTCTGGGCGTAATGGTATAGTCAGGAGAAAAAGCGTTTCTTTTTTTGTATTTTAGAACTCCTTTTTCTAATTCGGGATCATAGATATTCTTTTTTGAATCCGATAAAAGATCTCCAGTAATAAACAATCTGGTTCTTATTTGTGCAATGGTTGGAGAGCTGTCTCCTGGTTTGTATGATTTCAGTTTTGGATCTAATGCTATAGAATCCCATCCGCCTTTTTTTTCAATACTTCGGTATTTTTCTAATATTTCACGCAGGCGATAATATTGTCCCAAAACTTCTTTTTCGTCTTTATTGATTAAAGAAGGATTGATAATAATGGAGTCTAAATAATTGACATAGGATTGTTTTTTTCGAGGCAAATACCATCCTAATTCTTCACTTTTTTTTGGGTCCAAGCCTTTGAAAACTTTTTCAGCATAAAAAAAATATAAGGATGAAATTAGTAATTCTGATTCTACTTTTGGTTTCTGTTCCTCGGATGAATCCTGAAAAAGATCGTCAAGTTTATTTTTATACGGAATAGTTGTCTGTATGCCTTCTTGATCTAAATTAGAAATCTTATCATATAATAAATTACCAACTTCATTTATTCCTTTTTGATCAAACCAAATATAATGATACTGTTGTTTTTTATAAAGCGCAATTACATCTGGTTTGAAGCTTTTTAGTTTTGGATAGTTTTCAAAAAAAGTAGCAACAAGTGTACTGTCAAAAGTAATCTCTGCAATAGATTTAAAATCATTGGATGCATTCGATTCTCCAAAAGCTAAAGCGTCTTTTATAGTTTCCTTATTTTTACACGAAAGAGTGATAAATAAAAAACCACAGACTATAATTACGAAGGGGAATATTGATTTTCTCATAATTAGGGGCTTTCTATGAAGATTAATTATAAAAATACGAAATATCTCTTTACCAGTGTGTTGTTAGCAAAGAAATAGTGTTACACAAATATTCAAACGCTAGTTTATTTAGAATTTGAAAATAATAATTCCGCTAGGCGGTCATCTCTTTCATAAACATCATTGTAAAAATGGATCACGCCCGAGTCATTTACCCAAGCGGTAAAATAACAAATGTGTACGGGTATTTTATTTTTCAAAATACAAACGGTTTCTTTAGTGCCTTTCATAGCTTCGTTGATTCGTTCGAGTGGCCATTGCGGATTGTCTTTTAAGATTAAAAGCGCCAATTCTTTGGCTTTGTTAACATTTATACAACCGTGACTATAGGCTCGGTATTCTAAATCAAATAAGCTTTTTGATGGAGTATCGTGTAAATAGATGTCGTTTGAATTTGGAAAAACAAATTTAACTAGACCTAACGGATTTGTTGGTCCGGGTTTTTGTCTGATGCCGCCCTTATTCCATTCCATGTTGTGTGACTCTAGATAATTTTTGTCTTTGGCCATGGCAAATTTCAATTCGTTTTCAACAATACTTTGAGGAATGTTCCAATACGGGCTGAAGACAATCTGGCTCATGTTAGCACTAAAAATAACGGTTTCATTTCTGTTTTCTCCTACAAACACTTTGGCTTCTAATGCTGTTTTTTTGTCTTTTTTATAAAGAAGTTTAAAGGAAGGAATATTTATGATTATATATTCATTTGATTTTGTGAGTTCAGGATCAATCCATCGGCATCGTTCCATATTGACCATGATGGTTTTGATATAATGTTCAATAGGCAGATTCATCCTTTCGATATGGCTTGATGTTATCGTGTAATCAGGATTGTACCCATTTCTTTTTTTATAATTTAAAACACCAGCCATTAGTTCATTATCGTACAAATTACTTTTTGAATTTTGGACTAAATCCCCTGTAATAAATAAACGATCTCTGATTTGACCGATGGTTTTAGAACTGTCAAACGGCTTGAATTCTCTGAATAAACTATCTTTTTCGATAGGCTTCCAAACTTTGTTTTGTTCTATTTGGCGGTATTTTTTTAATACTTCTTTTAGTTTGTAATATTGTCCAAATACTTCTTTTTCGTTTTTTATTAATAGTTTGGGATCAATCAATAAAGAATCCAATACGCTTTCATAAGAGATTTTTTTTCGGGGTAAAAGCCATCCTATTTGGGTAGTTTTTTGAGCCTCGATTCCATTGTATACTTTTTGAACATAAAATAAATACATGGTGGACAACATGATTTCGGTTTCATTTTGAGATAAATCGTCAGAAGGGTTGTCATTGAATAAAAGGGCGATCTTGTTTTTATATTTAAAACTGGATTTTACACCTTCTTCTTCAAGAAAATTCATTTTAGAGTTCAACATACGTGCAAATTCAATCAGTCCTTTTTCGTCGAACCAAATACTATGGAATTTTCTTTTTTTGTATAAAGAATGAACCTCTGATTGGTATGATTTTAAGTCGGGATATTTCTTAAAAAATCGAAAAATTGCAATGCTGTCAATTTTGATTTGTGCTTTTTTGCTAGGCGTATAGTGGTGGCTTAAGCCAATAGAAACGGATTTAGTGGAAATGTTTTTTGTTCTATTGCAGTCAAAGGAGGCGAAAAAAAAGCCTGATAGTACAATTACTATTGACAAAACTAGGTTTCTCATAGCGGGCAAGTATGATTTACTATAAAGATATGGAAATATTTGTTTTTTTAAAAGCGGATGAATGATAAGTTCCAGCTTGAAAGTGTTTTAATTTTTCTTTTTTTCGTCAGGAGACTTTCATTCTTATATATTTCCTTAATTTTGCCACCCGAGATCATTTGGTCGAATTGTTTGAAGAAAAAATATTCTAAAAAAGTGGGAAGCAAAAATAAATTAAAAAGGTTCAAAGAAAACGAAACATTCAATAACGTTTTTCAGCCAACAAGAGAAGAAGTAGTAGGTGATTTATTTCCACTTAAGGGAAAATGGAATTCGGAATTTTTCAAAAATGACAATCCATTAGTATTGGAATTAGGATGTGGAAAAGGTGAATATTCTGTAGGTCTTGCGGAAAGATATCCAAACAAAAATTTTATTGGGATTGATATAAAAGGAGCTCGTTTTTGGCGTGGTGCTAAAACTGCTGTTGAGACGGGATTGCATAACGTAGCTTTTATTCGAACTCAAATTGAGTTGATCAATCATATTTTTGCTGAAAATGAAGTGGACGAAATTTGGATTACTTTTCCAGATCCACAAATTAAATACAAACGTACGAAGCACCGAATGACCAATTCGGAATTTCTGAAATTATACAAAAAAATCCTCAAAAAAGAAGGTGTTGTCAATCTGAAAACGGACAGCGAATTCATGCACGGATACACACTAGGATTGCTTCACGGCGAAGGACATGAGGTTTTATATGCAAATCATAATGTGTATGTAAATGAAGGAAGCCCTGAGGAAGTAACTGCTTTTCAGACCTTTTATGAAAAACAATATTTGGAAATTAACAAAGCAATTACGTATATTCGATTTAAAATTAAAGATTAGTTTTACTTTTTTTCTTAGTATAGGTCCCCATAGTATATGAATTTAGTCACTTCCTTGTTTTTGGGTTTTTTTACCGCTTTTATCGGAATTATTCCTCCAGGATTAATCAATATGACAGCGGCAAAAGTGAATCTAAAAGAAGGTAAAAAAAGTGCCGTTTGGTTCGTTTTAGGAGCCGTAACAGTAATTTTTTTTCAAGCTTATTTGGCTATTTTGTTTGCGCAATTTATTGATGCTCGCCCAGAGATTGTTGTTTTATTACGCGAAGTTGGGTTTGGGATATTTACTATTTTGTCTATTTATTTTTTGTGGATTGCTAAAGCGCCAAAAATTAAAAAAGGGAAAATTAAAAAAAAGAGCAAAACAACTCGATTTTTTCTTGGAATGTTGCTGTCTGTACTTAATTTTTTCCCAATTCCATATTATGTTTTAGTGAGCATCACTTTAGCATCGTATAAATTATTTTCCTTTGATACCAGTTCTATTCTTGTTTTTGTGAGCGGAGTAGTATTGGGTTCCTTCTTAGTTTTTTATTGTTATATAATTTTTTTCAAAAAGATAGAAAACAAAACGGATTACCTGATGACCAATATGAATAAGATTATTGGCAGTATAACGGGATTGATCTCCATAATTACCTTATTTAATATTATAAAATATTATTTGAAATAGTTTTTTCTTCATAAAATAAACAGATGTCAAACGATAATTTTTTCGAAAGAGTTTATGCTATAGCAAGACAAATTCCTTACGGAAAAGTAACTTCCTATGGCGCTATTGCAAAAGCTCTAGGAACTGCTCGTTCAGCAAGAATGGTAGGCTGGGCAATGAATGCTTCTCATAACTTAGACGATGTTCCGGCACACCGAGTGGTTAACAGAAAAGGATTATTAACAGGAAAACTTCATTTTGATGGAACTAATCTTATGCAACAATTACTCGAAAACGAAGGAATTGAAGTAGTTGATAATCAAATTATAGATTTTGAAAAACATTTTTGGCAACCAGAATTTCCTCAATAAATCTGTCAAAACAGCTAATAAGCCCTGTTGATTTCTTCGTCAATAAATCCGATATAAATCCTTTAAAATAAGAACATAATCCGTTATCTTTGTAATCTAAAGTTAGTTTAAATAAACATAGTCTTTTTGAGCTTAACTAAAAATAAAAAGCACATATAGAATAATGAAATTAGATAGAAAAGAAATTCTTAAAGCTCTAGAAACAATTACTATAGCGGGAGAAGGAAAAAACATGGTTGAAAGCGGAGCGATAACAAACGTAATTACTTTTGGCGATGAGGTTGTGGTTGATTTACTATTGCATACACCAGCTATGCATATTAAAAAACGTGCAGAAGACGATATTAAAAAAACCATTCTTGAATTAGTTTCGCCAGAGGCTAAAATCAAAGTGAATATTAAAGTGGAAGCACCTGAGAAACCAGAAATCAAAGGGAAAGCGATTCCAGGAATAAAAAATATTATTGCAGTTGCTTCCGGAAAAGGAGGCGTAGGAAAATCTACGGTAACTGCAAATTTAGCAGTATCATTAGCTAAAATGGGATTTTCTGTTGGAGTTTTGGATGCTGATATCTACGGTCCATCTATGCCAATCATGTTTGATGTTGAAAGCGAAAAACCAATTTCAATAATGGTAGACGGAAAATCAAAAATGAAACCTATTGAAAGTTACGAAGTGAAAATTTTATCAATAGGATTTTTTACTTCACCAAGTCAAGCAGTTATTTGGCGTGGACCAATGGCTTCAAAAGCGTTAAACCAAATGATTTTTGATGCTGATTGGGGAGAACTAGACTTTATGTTAATCGATTTACCTCCAGGAACAGGTGATATTCACCTTTCTATCATGCAATCATTACCGGTAACGGGCGCTGTTGTAGTTAGTACGCCACAAGCAGTAGCTTTGGCGGATGCTAAAAAAGGAGTTGCAATGTTTATGTCAGAAGCTATAAATGTTCCTGTTTTAGGGATTATTGAAAACATGGCGTATTTCACACCAGAAGAGTTGCCTGAAAACAAATATTATATCTTTGGAAAAGAAGGTGCTAGAAATTTATCAGAGGATTTAGAGGTTCCTTTCCTTGGCGAAGTGCCAATAGTGCAATCTATTCGTGAAGCAGGGGATTATGGCCGTCCTGCAGCAATGCAAACAGGTTCAGTTATAGAAACTGTTTTTGAAGAAATTACACGAAATGTAGTTCAGGAAACAGTTAATAGAAACGAAAGTTTGCCTGCTACCGAAGCTATCAAAATTACAACCATGGCAGGTTGTTCAGCAGTAAAAAAATAAGAAATTAGAAAAGCCAAAAAGACAATTTTCTTTTGGCTCACTAATCTTTCAATCTTTAAATAAAGAAAATGACAACAGAAGAATTAACAAGCAATGTGTTAAGAGCACTCGATGAAATCAGACCATTTCTGAATTCAGATGGAGGCGATATCACACTCATTTCCATTGAGGATGATAAACACGTCAAAGTACGTCTTGAAGGCGCTTGCACCAGTTGCAGTGTAAATCAAATGACACTTAGAGCTGGAGTGGAAACTACTATCAAGAAATTTGCACCACAAATAGAAACTGTTGTAAATACCCTATAACGTATTTCGGTAGGGCGTGACCATTTTAATAAAAAAAGGCTTCTCAACATACTGGAGTGTCGCCTTTTTTCTTAAAATGGTCGGGCTGTCCACGCTACTTCGGTAGCCAGCTTCCATCCCTCACGCAAACACATAATAAATAACTAAAAGTCGAAGCCAATAGCAACACACTAAAAGCTCAAAACCAAAATTATGGATGTATTAATAAAAATTAAAGACAGAGAAGGAGTTGTTCACGAATTACAAGCTCCTACTGATATGGCAATGAATATCATGGAACTATGTAAAGCTTATGAGCTTCCTGTAGAAGGAACTTGTGGCGGAATGGCTATGTGTGCTTCTTGTCAATGTTACGTATTAAATGATGTGCCTTTGCCAGAAATGGGAGATGATGAAGAAGCAATGTTATCTGAAGCATTTTATGTAAAATCAAATAGCCGTTTAGGTTGCCAAATCCCAATCACCGAAGATCTAGAAGGATTAGAATTGGAGTTGGCTCCAGAAAATTAATAAAAAACGCGAGAAGTAGTTCTCGCGTTTTTTGTTTGTAATTGTTCCATTTTACTTTAGGCCAATTCCGCTTTCATAAGGATGCTTTCTTCAATAGCATCCCAAAGCCCAATACGTTTTTCTAATGCCAGAATTGAAACTTCT
Above is a window of Flavobacterium sp. 123 DNA encoding:
- a CDS encoding murein L,D-transpeptidase translates to MRKSIFPFVIIVCGFLFITLSCKNKETIKDALAFGESNASNDFKSIAEITFDSTLVATFFENYPKLKSFKPDVIALYKKQQYHYIWFDQKGINEVGNLLYDKISNLDQEGIQTTIPYKNKLDDLFQDSSEEQKPKVESELLISSLYFFYAEKVFKGLDPKKSEELGWYLPRKKQSYVNYLDSIIINPSLINKDEKEVLGQYYRLREILEKYRSIEKKGGWDSIALDPKLKSYKPGDSSPTIAQIRTRLFITGDLLSDSKKNIYDPELEKGVLKYKKRNAFSPDYTITPRHIATMNVPLSARIKTIIVNMERCRWISTDISKAKELIIINVPAYQLTYFKDNKPVLISKVVVGKALNKTTIFSADMRYIVFSPYWNVPKSILKKEILPAIAKNPNYLAEHEMEWHEGRVRQRPGPKNSLGLVKFLFPNSNSIYLHDTPSKNLFEQEKRAFSHGCIRVAKPKELANMILKEDKNWTPEKIEAAMNKGEESWYTLKNKIPVYIGYFTAWVNHDGEINFYEDVYERDERLAAMLLED
- a CDS encoding murein L,D-transpeptidase, which codes for MRNLVLSIVIVLSGFFFASFDCNRTKNISTKSVSIGLSHHYTPSKKAQIKIDSIAIFRFFKKYPDLKSYQSEVHSLYKKRKFHSIWFDEKGLIEFARMLNSKMNFLEEEGVKSSFKYKNKIALLFNDNPSDDLSQNETEIMLSTMYLFYVQKVYNGIEAQKTTQIGWLLPRKKISYESVLDSLLIDPKLLIKNEKEVFGQYYKLKEVLKKYRQIEQNKVWKPIEKDSLFREFKPFDSSKTIGQIRDRLFITGDLVQNSKSNLYDNELMAGVLNYKKRNGYNPDYTITSSHIERMNLPIEHYIKTIMVNMERCRWIDPELTKSNEYIIINIPSFKLLYKKDKKTALEAKVFVGENRNETVIFSANMSQIVFSPYWNIPQSIVENELKFAMAKDKNYLESHNMEWNKGGIRQKPGPTNPLGLVKFVFPNSNDIYLHDTPSKSLFDLEYRAYSHGCINVNKAKELALLILKDNPQWPLERINEAMKGTKETVCILKNKIPVHICYFTAWVNDSGVIHFYNDVYERDDRLAELLFSNSK
- the trmB gene encoding tRNA (guanosine(46)-N7)-methyltransferase TrmB; translated protein: MGSKNKLKRFKENETFNNVFQPTREEVVGDLFPLKGKWNSEFFKNDNPLVLELGCGKGEYSVGLAERYPNKNFIGIDIKGARFWRGAKTAVETGLHNVAFIRTQIELINHIFAENEVDEIWITFPDPQIKYKRTKHRMTNSEFLKLYKKILKKEGVVNLKTDSEFMHGYTLGLLHGEGHEVLYANHNVYVNEGSPEEVTAFQTFYEKQYLEINKAITYIRFKIKD
- a CDS encoding LysE family transporter, with protein sequence MNLVTSLFLGFFTAFIGIIPPGLINMTAAKVNLKEGKKSAVWFVLGAVTVIFFQAYLAILFAQFIDARPEIVVLLREVGFGIFTILSIYFLWIAKAPKIKKGKIKKKSKTTRFFLGMLLSVLNFFPIPYYVLVSITLASYKLFSFDTSSILVFVSGVVLGSFLVFYCYIIFFKKIENKTDYLMTNMNKIIGSITGLISIITLFNIIKYYLK
- a CDS encoding MGMT family protein, which codes for MSNDNFFERVYAIARQIPYGKVTSYGAIAKALGTARSARMVGWAMNASHNLDDVPAHRVVNRKGLLTGKLHFDGTNLMQQLLENEGIEVVDNQIIDFEKHFWQPEFPQ
- a CDS encoding Mrp/NBP35 family ATP-binding protein is translated as MKLDRKEILKALETITIAGEGKNMVESGAITNVITFGDEVVVDLLLHTPAMHIKKRAEDDIKKTILELVSPEAKIKVNIKVEAPEKPEIKGKAIPGIKNIIAVASGKGGVGKSTVTANLAVSLAKMGFSVGVLDADIYGPSMPIMFDVESEKPISIMVDGKSKMKPIESYEVKILSIGFFTSPSQAVIWRGPMASKALNQMIFDADWGELDFMLIDLPPGTGDIHLSIMQSLPVTGAVVVSTPQAVALADAKKGVAMFMSEAINVPVLGIIENMAYFTPEELPENKYYIFGKEGARNLSEDLEVPFLGEVPIVQSIREAGDYGRPAAMQTGSVIETVFEEITRNVVQETVNRNESLPATEAIKITTMAGCSAVKK